The following proteins are encoded in a genomic region of Pseudoxanthomonas suwonensis 11-1:
- a CDS encoding ABC transporter permease, with product MTFLDILRTAIFALRGNWMRSALTSLGVIIGIAAVIVMVSVGQGTQAEIERQLAGLGAQKLDIGPQVQRSMGGVRMSASSFYTLTEGDAEAIREEIPEVELVSASLRGSSQIVFAENNWSTSWQGIQQDFLEINGWRIASGSGFEPQHASDKVVILGETVRRELFGADTGIGETVRIGRTNFTVLGTLQPKGMSGFGRDQDDVVMVPLDTARRRLMGAMGLPPGAVMDISLTVAHPDDLAYVQGEVESLLRQRHRIDPGAADDFQVRNVSQLVATRNETTRQMSWLLGAVATISLIVGGIGIMNIMLVSVTERIKEIGLRLAVGAGPSDVRRQFLAEAMLLSLGGGLLGILFGIAGALLVGHFNTDLPIQLNGQVITLAAAFSVATGLFFGYYPARKASQLDPIEALRQ from the coding sequence ATGACCTTCCTGGACATCCTGCGCACGGCGATCTTCGCCCTGCGCGGCAACTGGATGCGCAGCGCGCTGACCTCGCTGGGCGTGATCATCGGCATCGCCGCGGTGATCGTGATGGTGTCGGTGGGGCAGGGCACCCAGGCGGAGATCGAGCGCCAGCTCGCCGGCCTGGGTGCGCAGAAGCTCGACATCGGCCCGCAGGTCCAGCGCAGCATGGGCGGCGTGCGCATGAGCGCCAGCAGCTTCTACACCCTCACCGAGGGGGACGCCGAGGCGATCCGCGAGGAGATCCCCGAGGTCGAGCTGGTGTCCGCCTCGCTGCGCGGCAGCAGCCAGATCGTCTTCGCCGAGAACAACTGGTCCACCAGCTGGCAGGGCATCCAGCAGGACTTCCTCGAGATCAACGGCTGGCGGATCGCCAGCGGCTCGGGCTTCGAACCGCAGCATGCCTCCGACAAGGTGGTGATCCTCGGCGAGACGGTGCGCCGCGAGCTGTTCGGTGCCGACACCGGTATCGGCGAGACCGTGCGGATCGGCCGCACCAACTTCACCGTGCTCGGCACCCTGCAGCCCAAGGGCATGAGCGGCTTCGGCCGCGACCAGGACGACGTGGTGATGGTGCCGCTCGATACCGCGCGTCGCCGCCTGATGGGTGCGATGGGCCTGCCGCCGGGTGCGGTAATGGACATCTCGCTGACCGTCGCCCATCCGGACGACCTGGCCTACGTGCAGGGCGAGGTGGAGTCGCTGCTGCGCCAGCGCCACCGCATCGATCCGGGTGCGGCCGACGACTTCCAGGTGCGCAACGTGTCGCAGCTGGTGGCCACGCGCAACGAGACCACGCGGCAGATGTCCTGGCTTCTTGGCGCGGTGGCGACGATCTCGTTGATCGTCGGCGGCATCGGCATCATGAACATCATGCTGGTGTCGGTCACCGAGCGGATCAAGGAGATCGGCCTGCGCCTGGCCGTGGGTGCCGGCCCCTCCGACGTGCGCCGGCAGTTCCTGGCCGAGGCCATGCTGCTGTCGCTGGGCGGCGGCCTGCTCGGCATCCTGTTCGGCATCGCCGGCGCGCTGCTGGTCGGGCACTTCAACACCGACCTGCCGATCCAGCTCAACGGCCAGGTGATCACCCTGGCCGCGGCGTTCTCGGTGGCCACCGGCCTGTTCTTCGGCTACTACCCGGCGCGCAAGGCTTCGCAGCTGGACCCAATCGAGGCGCTGCGCCAGTAG
- a CDS encoding ABC transporter ATP-binding protein, translating to MSGATATTVAAAAAIPVIETHGLGKIYSPGTEAEVAALREVDLVVMPGEFIAIMGPSGSGKSTLMNLIGCLDTPSAGRYLCDGVDVSTLDAEELATLRREKIGFVFQGFHLLPRMSALDNVAMPLGYARVPPAERRERARAALEAVGLGARVDHRPNELSGGQQQRVAIARALINNPPVLLADEPTGALDSRTGEEILALFKRLRDEGHTVVLITHDAHVARHADRICVMRDGQLHEATHEEVAG from the coding sequence ATGAGTGGCGCGACCGCGACGACGGTGGCCGCTGCGGCGGCCATCCCGGTCATCGAGACCCATGGCCTGGGCAAGATCTACTCGCCGGGCACCGAGGCCGAGGTGGCGGCCCTGCGCGAGGTCGACCTGGTGGTCATGCCGGGCGAGTTCATCGCGATCATGGGCCCGTCCGGCTCGGGTAAGTCGACCCTGATGAACCTGATCGGCTGCCTGGATACGCCCAGCGCCGGGCGCTACCTGTGCGACGGGGTGGACGTGTCCACCCTCGACGCCGAGGAGCTGGCCACCCTGCGCCGGGAGAAGATCGGCTTCGTGTTCCAGGGTTTCCACCTGTTGCCGCGGATGAGCGCGCTGGACAACGTGGCCATGCCGCTGGGCTATGCGCGGGTGCCGCCGGCCGAGCGCCGCGAACGCGCGCGCGCTGCGCTGGAGGCGGTCGGCCTCGGCGCGCGCGTGGACCATCGTCCCAACGAACTTTCCGGCGGCCAGCAGCAGCGCGTCGCCATCGCCCGTGCGCTGATCAACAACCCGCCGGTGCTGCTGGCGGACGAACCGACCGGTGCACTGGACAGCCGCACCGGCGAGGAGATCCTGGCCCTGTTCAAGCGCCTGCGCGACGAAGGCCACACCGTGGTCCTGATCACCCATGACGCCCATGTGGCCCGGCACGCCGACCGCATCTGCGTGATGCGCGACGGCCAGCTGCACGAGGCCACGCACGAGGAGGTGGCCGGATGA